The proteins below come from a single Xiphophorus hellerii strain 12219 chromosome 14, Xiphophorus_hellerii-4.1, whole genome shotgun sequence genomic window:
- the LOC116733346 gene encoding tripartite motif-containing protein 16-like yields the protein MSYKGFHLDRRKYSCSICLDLLRHPVTIPCGHSYCMNCIKYFWDGEDQRRIHSCPQCRKTFRPRPVLEKSIMLAELVEDLKKTGHQADPCYAGPEDVACDVCTGRKMKAVKSCLTCPASYCKNHLQPHCDAPPLQKHILANPSKKLQENICSRHDEVMKIFCRTDQKFICYLCLLDEHRVTEVGVFLAQPEPKNRAGFLKYSCRIRLHPNTANKYVLLSDGNRKVTLMNHQQSYPDHPERFTDWFQVLSRESLTGRCYWEVKRRGRGVDVAVSYRNISRAGKSNKCAFGFNESSWSISCQKTGYTFWHDGAETQIPGPVSSRLGVYLDHRAGILCFYSVSETMTLLHRVQTRFTQPLHAGIQFYYYLHSYRGGDSAEFIKLK from the coding sequence ATGTCTTACAAAGGATTTCACCTGGACCGAAGGAAATACTCCTGTTCCATCTGTTTGGATCTGCTGAGGCATCCGGTGACtattccctgtggacacagTTACTGTATGAACTGCATTAAATACTTCTGGGATGGAGAAGATCAGAGGAgaatccacagctgccctcagtgcaGGAAAACCTTCAGACCGAGGCCTGTCCTGGAGAAAAGCATCATGTTAGCAGAGTTGGTGGAGGATCTGAAGAAGACTGGACACCAAGCTGACCCCtgctatgctggacctgaagatgtggcctgtgatgtCTGCACTGGGAGGAAGATGAAAGCTGTCAAGTCCTGTTTAACCTGTCCAGCTTCCTACTGTAAGAATCACCTCCAGCCTCATTGTGATGCTCCACCGTTACAGAAACACATCCTAGCGAACCCCAGCAAGAAgctccaggagaacatctgctctcgtcatgatgaggtgatgaagatctTCTGTCGTACTGATCAGAAGTTTATCTGTTATCTCTGCTTACTGGATGAACATAGAGTCACTGAAGTTGGTGTCTTCCTGgcacaaccagaaccaaagaacAGAGCTGGATTCTTAAAGTATTCATGTAGAATCAGACTACatccaaacacagcaaacaaataCGTGTTATTGTCTGATGGGAACAGAAAAGTAACTTTAATGAATCATCAGCAGTCTTATCCTGATCATCCGGAAAGATTCACTGACTGGTTCCAGGTCCTGAGcagagagagtctgactggacgtTGCTACTGGGAGgtgaagaggagaggaagaggagttgATGTTGCAGTTTCATACAGGAACATCAGCAGAGCAGGGAAATCCAACAAATGCGCATTTGGGTTCAATGAGAGCTCCTGGTCAATATCGTGTCAGAAAACGGGTTATACTTTCTGGCATGATGGTGCTGAAACTCAGATaccaggtccagtttcctccagactAGGAGTGTACCTGGACcacagagcaggtattctgtgtttctacagcgtctctgaaaccatgactctcctccacagagtccagaccagattcactcaGCCTCTGCATGCTGGGATCCAGTTCTATTACTACTTACATTCCTACCGAGGAGGAGACTCTGCTGAgttcataaaactgaaatag